From the Micromonospora sediminicola genome, one window contains:
- a CDS encoding hemerythrin domain-containing protein, with translation MTVPLPPLPPAADDAYRPGGRSLADLVDAEHRALLGLADQVTDPTLDPAGRRAVLDVLTAAVSRHLSAEEQYLFPAARAAVPESEELVAREIEADAALLTALKALSGPDDPTVAEVAERVRRHVSRVAALVTPLREVASDAELIRLGNRWEIAEEAAPTRPHPGTPATPPWNKIVEPAVGVLDKVRDAVSGRRTRLADLEHRRDA, from the coding sequence ATGACCGTCCCCCTGCCGCCGTTGCCGCCGGCCGCCGACGACGCGTACCGGCCGGGTGGGCGGAGCCTGGCCGACCTCGTGGACGCCGAGCACCGCGCGCTGCTCGGGCTGGCCGACCAGGTCACCGATCCGACGCTGGACCCGGCCGGCCGCCGCGCCGTGCTCGACGTGCTCACCGCCGCGGTGTCCCGGCACCTGTCCGCCGAGGAGCAGTACCTGTTCCCGGCGGCCCGCGCCGCGGTGCCGGAGAGCGAGGAGCTGGTCGCGCGGGAGATCGAGGCCGACGCCGCCCTGCTCACCGCGTTGAAGGCACTGTCCGGTCCGGACGACCCGACGGTCGCCGAGGTGGCCGAGCGGGTGCGCCGGCACGTCAGCCGGGTCGCCGCCCTGGTCACGCCGCTGCGGGAGGTGGCCAGCGACGCCGAGCTGATCCGGCTGGGCAACCGGTGGGAGATTGCCGAGGAGGCCGCGCCGACCCGGCCGCACCCGGGCACGCCGGCCACCCCGCCCTGGAACAAGATCGTCGAGCCGGCGGTGGGCGTGCTGGACAAGGTGCGCGACGCGGTGAGCGGTCGGCGTACCCGGCTGGCCGACCTGGAGCACCGCCGCGACGCCTGA
- a CDS encoding LysR substrate-binding domain-containing protein: MNLELRHLRVVCAIAETGSVTKAASTLGLAQPALTAQLQRIERALGGPLFERDRRGARPTALGELVLDRARVLLPAMKGLQDEAARLAGAGDPLRRYRFGGVNSPILGRLVHRLAAERRDVQITTYASWSVDELAQMVAGGRLDFALTGVCGDAAPSAMFGLSWREVAVDPVFVLLPQTHPLADRCEIDLVDLRREQWVAAPGDGCFGDCFAAACSRAGFTPRKVYEADVRAALDLVDAGEAVALCQATFRPVAGLVTRRLAGTPLRWRLLLGWHPDAPAAAVAEPVLESAVAAYTDALAHHPDYLTWLLAHPDFGVQPTGAGGVRTA, translated from the coding sequence ATGAATCTGGAGCTGCGACACCTGCGTGTGGTCTGCGCGATCGCGGAGACGGGAAGCGTCACCAAGGCCGCCTCCACGCTCGGCCTGGCCCAGCCGGCGCTGACCGCCCAGCTCCAGCGGATCGAGCGGGCGCTCGGCGGGCCGCTGTTCGAGCGGGACCGGCGCGGCGCCCGACCCACCGCGCTGGGCGAGCTGGTGCTGGACCGGGCCCGGGTGCTGCTGCCGGCGATGAAGGGCCTGCAGGACGAGGCGGCGCGGCTGGCCGGCGCGGGTGATCCGCTGCGCCGTTACCGGTTCGGCGGGGTGAACAGCCCGATCCTGGGCCGCCTGGTGCACCGGCTCGCCGCCGAGCGTCGCGACGTGCAGATCACCACGTACGCCTCCTGGTCGGTGGACGAACTCGCCCAGATGGTCGCCGGCGGGCGGCTCGACTTCGCGTTGACCGGCGTGTGCGGTGACGCGGCGCCGTCGGCGATGTTCGGGTTGAGCTGGCGGGAGGTGGCCGTCGACCCGGTCTTCGTGCTGCTGCCGCAGACCCACCCGCTGGCCGACCGGTGCGAGATCGACCTGGTCGACCTGCGCCGGGAGCAGTGGGTGGCGGCGCCGGGCGACGGCTGCTTCGGCGACTGCTTCGCCGCCGCCTGCTCCCGCGCCGGTTTCACCCCGCGCAAGGTCTACGAGGCGGACGTGCGGGCCGCCCTGGACCTGGTGGACGCGGGCGAGGCGGTGGCGCTGTGCCAGGCCACCTTCCGGCCGGTCGCCGGCCTGGTCACCCGCCGGCTGGCCGGTACGCCGCTGCGCTGGCGGCTGCTGCTCGGGTGGCACCCGGACGCGCCCGCCGCGGCGGTGGCCGAGCCGGTGCTGGAGAGCGCGGTGGCGGCGTACACCGACGCGCTGGCCCACCATCCGGACTATCTGACCTGGCTGCTGGCCCATCCGGACTTCGGGGTGCAGCCGACCGGGGCGGGCGGGGTGCGAACCGCCTGA
- a CDS encoding aldo/keto reductase: MQQRPLGRSGLAVSRLALGTMTWGRDTDADDAAAQLKSYLDAGGNLVDTADVYADGDAESVIGSLLGSLVDRDELLIATKAGLRPGSGRRRDGSRGHLLRTLDASLRRLGTDHVDLWQVHGYDPDTPLEETLTALDHAVSSGKARYVGVSNFSGWQTARAAAWQAAWPGRAPVVAAQVEYSLLERGVEREVLPACAGMGLGVLPWSPLGRGVLTGKYRNGRPADSRAVSPHFERFVATYLEPRCSSIVEAVAIAAGGLGVSPLEVALAWVRDRPGVTAPILGARTVGQLLGALQVERVTLPDEIVTALDDVSAVPVGYPERDG; encoded by the coding sequence ATGCAACAGCGACCGCTCGGCCGAAGCGGGCTGGCGGTTTCGCGGCTCGCGCTCGGCACCATGACCTGGGGACGGGACACCGACGCCGACGACGCGGCCGCCCAGCTGAAGAGCTACCTCGACGCGGGCGGCAACCTCGTCGACACCGCCGACGTGTACGCCGACGGCGACGCCGAGTCGGTGATCGGTTCCCTGCTGGGCAGCCTGGTGGACCGCGACGAGCTGCTGATCGCCACCAAGGCCGGGCTGCGCCCGGGCAGCGGCCGCCGCCGCGACGGGTCGCGCGGGCACCTGCTGCGGACGCTGGACGCCTCGCTGCGTCGCCTCGGCACCGACCACGTCGACCTGTGGCAGGTCCACGGGTACGACCCGGACACGCCGCTGGAGGAGACGCTCACCGCGTTGGACCACGCCGTGTCCAGCGGGAAGGCCCGGTACGTCGGCGTGTCGAACTTCTCCGGCTGGCAGACCGCCCGGGCCGCCGCCTGGCAGGCCGCCTGGCCGGGACGCGCCCCGGTGGTCGCCGCCCAGGTGGAGTACTCGCTGCTGGAGCGCGGCGTCGAGCGTGAGGTGCTCCCGGCCTGCGCCGGGATGGGGCTGGGTGTGCTGCCCTGGTCGCCGCTGGGCCGGGGGGTGCTCACCGGCAAGTACCGCAACGGCCGCCCGGCGGACTCCCGCGCGGTGTCGCCGCACTTCGAGCGCTTCGTGGCCACCTACCTGGAGCCGCGCTGCTCCAGCATCGTGGAGGCGGTGGCGATCGCGGCCGGCGGCCTCGGCGTGTCGCCGCTGGAGGTGGCGCTGGCCTGGGTCCGGGACCGGCCGGGTGTGACCGCGCCGATCCTCGGCGCCCGCACGGTCGGGCAGCTGCTCGGCGCGCTCCAGGTGGAGCGGGTGACGCTGCCGGACGAGATCGTCACCGCGCTGGACGACGTCTCCGCCGTGCCGGTGGGCTACCCCGAGCGCGACGGCTGA
- a CDS encoding M20/M25/M40 family metallo-hydrolase — protein MTTSARPEPTDEVVDLCRDLLRIDTTNTGDNDTSAGERRAAEYVAEKLAEVGVDAEIHESAPGRANLVARIPGTEPGRDALLVHGHLDVVPADPDEWSVHPFSGEIRDGYLWGRGAIDMKDFDAMVLAVVRDWQRTGVRPRRDVVLAFTADEEAGSDYGAHFLTQRHRGLFDGCTEAIGEVGGFSYSVDEQRRLYLIETAEKGIDWLRLHARGRPGHGSMVHDDNAVTALAEAVARIGRHRFPVVMTDTVRAFLAEVSDVLGIEIDPDDPETAIAKLGPIANIIGATIRNTANPTRLAAGYKDNVIPGRATATIDCRSLPGQSEELERQLRELVGPDIAIEYVQRQPALETTFDGDLVAQMSAALRAEDPGAHPVPYMLSGGTDAKAFSQLGIRCFGFAPLRLPADLNFSGLFHGIDERVPLDGLQFGVRVLDRFLRNC, from the coding sequence ATGACGACCTCCGCCCGACCCGAGCCCACCGACGAGGTCGTGGACCTCTGCCGCGACCTGCTGCGCATCGACACCACCAACACCGGGGACAACGACACCAGCGCGGGGGAGCGGCGCGCCGCGGAGTACGTCGCGGAGAAGCTCGCCGAGGTCGGTGTGGACGCCGAGATCCACGAGTCCGCGCCCGGGCGGGCCAACCTGGTCGCCCGGATCCCCGGCACCGAGCCCGGGCGGGACGCCCTGCTGGTGCACGGCCACCTCGACGTGGTGCCCGCCGACCCCGACGAGTGGTCGGTGCACCCGTTCTCTGGCGAGATCCGCGACGGCTACCTGTGGGGCCGGGGCGCGATCGACATGAAGGACTTCGACGCCATGGTGCTGGCCGTGGTGCGCGACTGGCAGCGCACCGGCGTACGGCCCCGGCGCGACGTGGTGCTCGCCTTCACCGCCGACGAGGAGGCCGGCAGCGACTACGGCGCGCACTTCCTGACCCAGCGGCACCGCGGGCTCTTCGACGGCTGCACCGAGGCGATCGGCGAGGTCGGCGGTTTCTCCTACTCGGTCGACGAGCAGCGCCGGCTCTACCTGATCGAGACCGCCGAGAAGGGCATCGACTGGCTGCGCCTGCACGCCAGGGGGCGGCCCGGCCACGGCTCGATGGTGCACGACGACAACGCGGTGACCGCGCTCGCCGAGGCGGTCGCCCGGATCGGCCGGCACCGCTTCCCGGTGGTGATGACCGACACCGTGCGGGCGTTCCTGGCCGAGGTCTCCGACGTCCTCGGCATCGAGATCGACCCGGACGACCCGGAGACGGCGATCGCGAAGCTCGGCCCGATCGCCAACATCATCGGCGCCACGATCCGCAACACCGCCAACCCGACCCGGCTCGCCGCCGGCTACAAGGACAACGTCATCCCCGGCCGGGCCACCGCCACCATCGACTGCCGCAGCCTGCCCGGGCAGAGCGAGGAGCTGGAGCGGCAGCTGCGCGAGCTGGTCGGGCCGGACATCGCCATCGAGTACGTCCAGCGCCAGCCGGCGCTGGAGACCACGTTCGACGGCGACCTGGTGGCGCAGATGTCGGCCGCGCTGCGCGCCGAGGACCCGGGCGCCCACCCGGTGCCGTACATGCTCTCCGGCGGCACCGACGCCAAGGCGTTCTCCCAGCTCGGCATCCGCTGCTTCGGCTTCGCGCCGCTGCGGCTGCCCGCCGATCTCAATTTCTCCGGCCTGTTCCACGGCATCGACGAGCGGGTTCCGCTGGACGGACTACAGTTCGGCGTGCGGGTTCTCGACCGCTTCCTCCGCAACTGCTGA
- a CDS encoding DUF5703 family protein, whose amino-acid sequence MDYEYAPLRLPSNVDRLTAAAQLAIQAEFSGWELARVQLYRDGTRQVLLRRRRVNQPQPGLSY is encoded by the coding sequence ATGGACTACGAATACGCGCCGCTGCGGTTGCCGTCGAACGTCGATCGGCTGACCGCCGCGGCGCAGCTGGCGATCCAGGCGGAGTTCTCCGGCTGGGAGTTGGCCCGGGTGCAGCTCTACCGGGACGGCACGCGGCAGGTGCTGCTGCGGCGCCGCCGGGTGAACCAGCCGCAGCCGGGCCTGTCGTACTGA
- a CDS encoding DUF3140 domain-containing protein, translating into MVREARLDPEVEVIWDDFHAEVNVPSEQLRQWLLTRGSGEEAFGPDPDLDLPEPGRQILAVLRKRKVDLTPEDIEVMRDAITRIRELSEQKPRRGNADDEWRHALLDLGHDVLVER; encoded by the coding sequence ATGGTACGCGAGGCGCGACTCGACCCCGAGGTCGAGGTGATCTGGGACGACTTCCACGCCGAGGTGAACGTCCCCTCCGAGCAGCTGCGGCAGTGGCTGCTGACCCGCGGGTCGGGGGAGGAGGCGTTCGGCCCGGACCCGGACCTGGACCTGCCCGAACCGGGCCGGCAGATCCTCGCCGTGCTGCGCAAGCGCAAGGTGGACCTGACGCCGGAGGACATCGAGGTGATGCGCGACGCGATCACCCGGATCCGGGAACTCAGCGAGCAGAAGCCGCGCCGGGGCAACGCCGACGACGAGTGGCGGCACGCGCTTCTCGACCTGGGTCACGACGTGCTGGTCGAACGCTGA